A window of the Mannheimia granulomatis genome harbors these coding sequences:
- the yhbY gene encoding ribosome assembly RNA-binding protein YhbY gives MSITLTTKQKQYLKGLAHHLSPVVMLGGNGLTEGVLAEIDNALEHHELIKVKVAGADRETKQLIIDAILRETKAAEVQTIGHILVLYRQSEEKKISLPKAKKAV, from the coding sequence ATGTCAATTACATTAACAACCAAACAAAAACAATATTTAAAAGGCTTAGCCCATCATTTAAGTCCTGTCGTAATGCTAGGCGGCAACGGCTTAACCGAAGGGGTTCTAGCTGAAATCGACAACGCATTGGAACATCACGAGTTAATTAAAGTGAAAGTTGCCGGTGCCGATCGTGAAACCAAACAACTCATCATTGATGCGATTTTGCGTGAAACTAAAGCGGCAGAAGTACAAACTATCGGGCATATTTTAGTACTTTATCGCCAAAGCGAAGAGAAAAAAATCAGTTTGCCAAAAGCGAAAAAAGCTGTTTAG
- a CDS encoding glycosyltransferase family 2 protein, producing MPTLSVAMIVKNEAQDLATCLETIKGWVDEIVILDSGSTDETAEIAARYNAKFYTNTDWPGFGRQRQLAQQYVMGDYVLWLDADERVTEELKNSILQAVKNDEKNTVYKISRLSEVFGKQIRHSGWYPDYVVRLYPTQFAKYGDELVHEKVHFPKEAKVEKLQGDLLHFTYKDIHHYLVKSASYAKAWAIQRANAGKTATLFDGVSHAIGCFVKMYLLKAGFLDGKQGFLLAVLSAHSTFVKYADLWNRTRK from the coding sequence ATGCCAACGTTAAGTGTTGCAATGATTGTAAAAAATGAAGCCCAAGATTTAGCCACTTGCTTAGAGACCATAAAAGGTTGGGTGGATGAAATCGTGATTTTAGACAGCGGCAGTACCGATGAAACGGCCGAAATTGCGGCTCGCTACAATGCGAAATTTTATACTAATACTGATTGGCCGGGCTTCGGTAGGCAACGTCAGCTTGCACAGCAATATGTTATGGGCGATTATGTGTTATGGCTTGATGCTGATGAACGGGTAACCGAGGAACTTAAAAATTCGATTTTACAAGCGGTTAAAAATGATGAAAAAAATACCGTTTATAAAATCAGTCGTTTAAGCGAAGTATTTGGCAAACAAATTCGTCATTCGGGCTGGTATCCGGATTATGTGGTGAGATTGTATCCGACACAATTTGCCAAATATGGCGATGAATTGGTTCACGAAAAAGTTCATTTCCCGAAAGAGGCTAAAGTAGAAAAGTTACAGGGCGATTTACTGCATTTTACCTACAAAGATATTCACCATTATTTAGTGAAATCTGCAAGCTATGCCAAAGCATGGGCAATACAACGGGCAAATGCCGGTAAAACCGCAACTTTATTTGATGGCGTAAGCCACGCTATAGGCTGCTTTGTAAAAATGTATTTATTAAAAGCCGGCTTTTTAGATGGAAAACAAGGCTTTCTGTTAGCGGTGCTTTCTGCCCATTCTACCTTTGTGAAATATGCGGATTTATGGAATCGCACTCGAAAATAG
- a CDS encoding ABC transporter ATP-binding protein/permease, with amino-acid sequence MNWQTELNNSFSWLITALFCTSFGLYLFGRLLGFTEFGQRFWHITRPVWQKSNKVKTIGLILLLLFMVLMEVQISVLNTFFYNGLYSSMQKMEVEAFWFFALINLMLVIVKIVHSVINYFLQQVLEIRWLEKLNSEMLARWLANKNYYLVKYEKELPDNIDQRIEQDATEFIHGTLDAVRGVINAIVSTIEFTLILWGLSGILAIFGFEIPKGVVFFIYIFIMLATLLSVVIGRPLIRLNFNKEKYQGDYRYSLIRVRENAESIAFYSGEAREREHLQQRFRTMIANRWQIVRKMLGLDGFNTGVTQIAMILPLMLQAPRFFIGQVTLGDMHQTVQSFNRLMRALSFFRLFYDDFTLYQARLNRLYGFFTTLDKLDAMPVHHPLACSKGFYLKDFGVKDSEGRVLFGQINIELKAGDALLIQGDSGSGKTTLLKALAGIYPFETIGIAERACVEQPLFLPQRPYVPQGTLKEAICYPHIQASDDEIKQAMSRCRLEKYQHALDQENDWQVIFSPGELQRIAFVRILLSKPELIFLDETTSALDEPTEALLYQTVRNTLPESIIISVGHRCTLQQFHSKSIYLTPQNSCGLPDCCRN; translated from the coding sequence ATGAACTGGCAAACCGAATTAAATAATAGTTTTTCGTGGTTAATCACCGCACTTTTTTGTACATCTTTTGGGCTGTATCTTTTTGGTCGATTATTAGGATTTACTGAATTTGGGCAGCGATTTTGGCATATTACTCGCCCTGTTTGGCAAAAGTCGAATAAAGTCAAAACCATCGGACTAATTTTATTGCTGCTTTTCATGGTGCTGATGGAAGTGCAGATCAGCGTGCTGAATACCTTTTTCTATAACGGGCTATATAGTTCAATGCAGAAAATGGAAGTCGAGGCTTTCTGGTTTTTTGCCTTAATCAATTTAATGTTGGTGATCGTTAAAATTGTTCATTCGGTCATCAACTATTTTTTACAACAAGTGCTGGAAATTCGCTGGTTGGAAAAGTTAAATTCAGAAATGCTGGCACGTTGGCTCGCCAATAAGAATTACTATTTGGTGAAGTATGAAAAAGAGTTGCCTGATAACATCGACCAACGGATTGAACAAGATGCTACGGAATTTATTCACGGCACGCTTGATGCAGTGCGTGGTGTGATCAATGCGATTGTTTCGACTATTGAATTTACCCTTATTTTATGGGGATTATCGGGCATTCTTGCCATCTTTGGCTTTGAAATTCCAAAGGGTGTGGTATTTTTCATCTATATTTTCATTATGCTTGCCACACTGCTTTCAGTCGTAATTGGTAGGCCTTTAATTCGGTTGAATTTCAACAAAGAAAAATATCAGGGTGATTACCGTTATTCACTTATTCGGGTGCGAGAGAATGCGGAAAGTATTGCTTTTTATTCGGGCGAAGCCCGTGAGCGCGAACATCTACAGCAGCGTTTTCGCACTATGATTGCCAACCGCTGGCAAATTGTACGTAAAATGTTAGGGTTAGATGGCTTCAACACCGGTGTGACTCAAATTGCGATGATTTTGCCGTTGATGTTACAAGCCCCTCGCTTTTTCATTGGGCAAGTAACCCTTGGGGATATGCACCAAACTGTGCAATCTTTCAACCGCTTAATGCGTGCACTATCCTTTTTTCGCCTATTTTACGATGATTTTACTCTCTACCAAGCTCGCTTAAATCGTCTTTATGGCTTTTTCACTACATTGGATAAACTCGATGCAATGCCGGTGCATCATCCTTTAGCTTGCTCAAAAGGATTTTATCTAAAAGATTTTGGTGTGAAAGATAGTGAAGGCAGAGTGCTGTTTGGGCAGATAAATATCGAATTAAAAGCAGGTGATGCTCTGCTTATTCAAGGTGATTCCGGTTCGGGCAAAACTACTTTGCTTAAAGCGTTGGCGGGGATTTATCCATTTGAGACTATTGGTATTGCCGAACGTGCTTGCGTAGAACAGCCACTTTTCTTGCCGCAACGCCCTTATGTGCCACAAGGTACACTGAAAGAAGCGATCTGCTATCCACATATTCAAGCAAGTGATGATGAGATTAAACAGGCGATGAGTCGGTGTCGTTTAGAAAAATATCAGCACGCTTTAGATCAAGAAAATGATTGGCAAGTGATTTTCTCCCCGGGGGAATTACAACGTATTGCCTTTGTACGGATTTTACTCAGTAAGCCGGAGTTGATTTTCCTAGATGAAACCACTTCCGCACTTGATGAACCAACGGAAGCTTTGCTTTATCAAACAGTACGAAATACGTTGCCGGAGAGCATTATTATCAGTGTGGGACATCGCTGCACATTGCAGCAGTTTCATTCTAAATCCATTTATCTTACACCGCAGAATAGTTGTGGTTTGCCGGATTGCTGTCGAAATTAG
- the ispA gene encoding (2E,6E)-farnesyl diphosphate synthase, whose amino-acid sequence MSYDLAYDLNTLQQRINHFLSDKLNQHQEVGSPLIEAMSYAVLLGGKRVRPFLIYATGRMLGVCLEKLDHSAAAMESIHAYSLVHDDLPAMDDDKLRRGKPTCHIAFDEATAILAGDALQSFAFELLATDPYLTDREKIVQVGELAIASGAKGMCLGQSLDLIAENKSISLEELELVHRNKTGALILSSVMMGFNLSEHSQNLAIKQPLESYAKAIGLAFQVQDDILDVIGETDKIGKTVGSDENLNKSTYPKLLGLEGAKQKAEALYQLALASLAKLPFDTTALKELASFIVKRES is encoded by the coding sequence ATGAGCTATGATTTAGCCTACGATCTAAATACCCTACAACAGCGTATTAATCACTTTTTATCTGATAAATTAAATCAACACCAAGAGGTAGGCTCTCCGTTGATTGAGGCTATGTCTTATGCTGTTTTATTAGGTGGTAAACGGGTTCGTCCCTTTTTAATCTATGCTACAGGCAGAATGCTTGGCGTTTGTCTTGAAAAATTAGATCATAGTGCCGCTGCCATGGAATCTATCCACGCTTATTCACTGGTTCATGATGATTTACCAGCAATGGATGATGATAAATTACGCCGCGGTAAACCAACCTGTCATATTGCCTTTGATGAAGCAACGGCTATTTTAGCCGGTGATGCCTTGCAAAGTTTTGCTTTTGAGTTACTGGCAACCGATCCTTATTTGACAGATAGAGAAAAAATCGTCCAAGTAGGTGAACTAGCCATAGCTTCCGGTGCAAAAGGAATGTGCTTGGGGCAAAGCTTGGATTTGATTGCAGAAAATAAATCAATTAGTTTGGAAGAACTTGAGTTGGTTCATCGCAATAAGACCGGTGCATTAATTTTATCTTCTGTGATGATGGGCTTTAACCTTTCCGAGCATTCGCAAAATTTAGCGATAAAACAACCGCTTGAAAGCTATGCAAAAGCCATTGGCTTAGCTTTTCAAGTACAAGATGATATTTTGGATGTCATTGGTGAAACCGATAAAATCGGTAAAACAGTCGGCTCAGATGAAAATCTTAATAAAAGCACTTATCCCAAACTACTAGGATTAGAAGGAGCGAAACAAAAAGCAGAAGCACTTTATCAACTAGCATTAGCTTCTCTTGCCAAACTTCCCTTTGATACAACAGCATTAAAAGAATTAGCCTCTTTTATCGTAAAACGAGAAAGTTAA
- a CDS encoding MOSC domain-containing protein, whose protein sequence is MKVTELNIYPIKSTKGTSVSQAFVEPKGLNFDREFMITEPDGKFITARKDKELYRLTALPIASGLVITHVSGEKCVALYQDFVEEQSSEVWGTHFASKVAADSVNAWLSKIFDRAVQLRWLGAKSQREVNRFPGNPLSFADSNPVTLMSEKSLEQVQQWSPIKLEMARFRPNIVIDGNVAFEEEQWEQIQIGEVLFTKSELCTRCVLITRDLTTLELDPQAEPFRTLKQKHTNEQGKPIFGIHLVPQNSGVIRVGDAISVKV, encoded by the coding sequence ATGAAAGTGACAGAACTGAATATTTACCCGATTAAATCAACAAAAGGTACGTCCGTTTCACAGGCATTTGTTGAGCCTAAAGGGCTTAATTTTGACCGTGAGTTTATGATTACCGAACCAGACGGCAAATTTATTACTGCTCGTAAAGATAAGGAATTATACCGTTTAACTGCTTTGCCGATTGCAAGTGGTTTAGTGATTACCCATGTCAGCGGTGAAAAATGCGTTGCACTTTACCAAGACTTTGTAGAAGAACAGAGTAGTGAGGTTTGGGGAACTCATTTTGCTTCTAAAGTTGCTGCGGATTCAGTAAATGCTTGGCTGAGTAAAATTTTTGACAGGGCTGTACAACTTCGTTGGCTCGGGGCTAAAAGCCAAAGAGAGGTTAATCGTTTTCCTGGCAATCCGCTGAGCTTTGCTGATAGTAATCCAGTAACATTGATGTCGGAAAAATCGCTTGAACAAGTTCAGCAATGGTCACCGATTAAGCTTGAAATGGCACGTTTCCGCCCGAATATTGTCATCGATGGAAATGTGGCTTTTGAGGAAGAGCAGTGGGAACAAATTCAAATAGGCGAAGTCTTATTTACCAAATCCGAGTTGTGCACCCGTTGTGTCTTGATTACCCGAGATTTAACCACGTTAGAGCTAGATCCTCAAGCAGAACCATTTAGAACCCTAAAACAAAAGCATACCAATGAACAAGGCAAACCGATTTTTGGTATTCATCTTGTGCCACAAAATAGTGGAGTAATTAGAGTTGGCGATGCGATTAGCGTAAAAGTATAA
- a CDS encoding LTA synthase family protein, protein MNQRSESKTVLFPILLFVGVNLLIFSIARLGLAVWQADRVSAVNGWFPLMLQGIRIDISALCWLFGLPTLLSILLLQENTVGSIWRTILRIWLTVGSVFILFMEVATPNFIETFDLRPNRLFIEYLVHPKEVFTMLINGHLVSVICGVLALIVSSIIYWKLSGWATQNLRFPNWKMRPLLALLVAAIVFVGGRSSFAHRGINPAMVAFSSDPLVNSLVLNSGYSVLYAVQQLKDEDKSSEQYGKMSVEEMLNIVKQSRNRAASDYISEELPTLTENKASYQGKAKNIVIILEESLGAQFVGSLGGKELTPNLDKLSKEGWYFTNLYATGTRSVRGIEAVTTGFTPTPARAVVKLTKSQNNFFSIAELLKRQGYHTSFIYGGEKHFDNMASFFYGNGFQQIVDEKDYKNPKFTATWGVSDEDLFDKANETFNALHQQGKPFFSLVFSSSNHDPFEFPDGKIELYEQPKQTRNNAAKYADYAIGHFFDLAKKSDYWKDTVFLVIADHDSRAVGEHLVPIQHFHIPALLLADHIEPRADNRLVSQMDMPTTLLSVAGVSGQYPMIGYDLTQNIDPNRAFMQYDATQAMMKGNDVVVMRPNLPIEGFEYDQSTHKLTPKALPEEFKKEALAHALLGSYLYKNQLYKLPKEEK, encoded by the coding sequence ATGAATCAACGCAGTGAATCAAAAACTGTGCTATTCCCTATTTTGCTGTTTGTAGGGGTCAATCTGCTCATATTTTCTATTGCCCGCTTAGGACTGGCTGTTTGGCAAGCTGATAGAGTATCTGCCGTTAATGGCTGGTTTCCCTTAATGTTACAAGGTATTCGCATTGATATTTCCGCCCTTTGCTGGTTATTTGGATTACCTACCTTATTGAGTATATTGCTGCTTCAAGAAAATACGGTTGGCTCAATTTGGCGCACTATTTTAAGAATATGGCTGACAGTTGGTAGTGTCTTTATTCTTTTTATGGAAGTAGCAACCCCTAACTTTATTGAAACCTTCGATCTTCGCCCTAATCGCCTGTTTATTGAATATCTTGTTCACCCAAAAGAGGTCTTTACTATGTTGATTAACGGTCACTTAGTGAGCGTTATTTGTGGTGTATTGGCTTTGATTGTATCATCAATAATTTATTGGAAATTATCGGGCTGGGCAACTCAGAATTTACGTTTTCCTAACTGGAAAATGCGACCTTTACTGGCTTTATTAGTTGCTGCGATAGTGTTTGTAGGCGGGCGTTCAAGCTTTGCTCATCGTGGCATTAATCCTGCAATGGTGGCGTTTTCAAGCGATCCTCTAGTGAATTCGTTGGTATTAAATTCCGGATATTCCGTACTTTATGCTGTTCAGCAGTTAAAAGATGAAGATAAGTCCTCAGAACAATACGGAAAAATGTCAGTTGAGGAAATGTTAAATATTGTTAAACAGAGTCGTAATCGAGCAGCCTCAGATTATATTTCAGAAGAACTTCCAACTTTGACAGAAAATAAAGCAAGTTATCAAGGTAAAGCAAAAAATATTGTCATTATTTTAGAGGAGAGCCTTGGGGCACAGTTTGTCGGCTCATTAGGTGGGAAGGAACTTACTCCAAATCTGGATAAGCTTTCAAAAGAAGGCTGGTATTTTACTAATCTTTATGCAACAGGAACCCGTTCTGTCAGAGGTATTGAAGCCGTTACAACCGGATTTACCCCAACTCCTGCTCGTGCAGTGGTGAAATTGACTAAAAGCCAAAACAATTTTTTCAGTATTGCAGAATTATTGAAACGCCAAGGTTATCACACCTCGTTTATTTATGGTGGTGAAAAGCATTTTGATAATATGGCAAGCTTTTTTTATGGTAACGGTTTTCAACAAATTGTTGATGAAAAGGATTATAAGAATCCAAAATTCACCGCAACCTGGGGTGTGAGCGATGAGGATTTATTTGATAAGGCCAATGAGACTTTTAATGCACTTCATCAACAGGGTAAGCCTTTCTTTAGCTTAGTTTTTAGTTCAAGTAACCATGATCCTTTTGAATTCCCGGATGGTAAAATTGAACTGTACGAACAGCCAAAACAGACTCGCAATAATGCGGCAAAATATGCTGATTATGCTATCGGACATTTCTTTGACTTAGCTAAAAAATCTGATTATTGGAAAGACACGGTATTTCTAGTGATTGCCGATCACGATTCTCGAGCAGTCGGTGAGCATTTGGTTCCGATTCAACATTTCCATATTCCGGCACTTTTATTAGCAGATCATATTGAACCAAGAGCGGATAATCGCTTAGTCAGTCAAATGGATATGCCAACAACATTGCTTTCGGTTGCGGGAGTAAGTGGGCAATATCCGATGATAGGTTACGATTTAACTCAAAATATCGACCCTAATCGTGCTTTTATGCAATATGATGCCACACAAGCAATGATGAAGGGGAATGATGTTGTGGTGATGCGTCCTAATTTACCGATTGAAGGTTTTGAGTATGATCAATCTACACATAAATTAACACCGAAAGCATTACCTGAGGAATTTAAAAAAGAGGCGTTAGCTCATGCTTTGTTAGGTAGCTATTTGTATAAAAACCAATTATACAAATTGCCGAAAGAAGAGAAATAA
- the nagK gene encoding N-acetylglucosamine kinase, which produces MAIYYGLDIGGTKIELAAFNEKLEKLYSERVPTPQTNYDDWLNTVETLVNNADSKFGEKGSVGLGLPGFVNRETGIAEITNIRVADGKAIIQDLSIRLGREVRAENDANCFALSEAWDESNKSFSTVLGLIIGTGFGGGFVFDGKVHSGRIGMAGEVGHMQLNYHALKLLGWENAPIYDCGCGNHACLDTYISGRGFELLFADLVGEKVSAKEIIDRFYNQDTKVIEFVEKYIELMAISISNLITILDPDMIVFGGGLSNFDYIYKALPKALPKHLMRSAKVPVIKKAIHGDSGGTRGAAALFLK; this is translated from the coding sequence ATGGCGATTTATTACGGTTTAGATATCGGTGGCACCAAAATTGAGCTGGCAGCATTCAATGAAAAATTGGAAAAGCTGTATAGCGAACGTGTGCCAACCCCACAAACTAACTACGATGATTGGCTTAATACCGTTGAAACTTTGGTGAATAATGCCGATAGCAAATTCGGTGAAAAAGGCTCAGTCGGTCTAGGCTTGCCGGGCTTTGTAAACCGAGAAACAGGCATTGCAGAAATTACCAATATTCGTGTTGCAGACGGTAAAGCTATTATTCAAGATTTAAGTATACGTTTAGGGCGTGAAGTAAGAGCAGAAAACGATGCCAACTGCTTTGCCCTATCTGAAGCGTGGGATGAAAGTAATAAGTCGTTCTCAACCGTATTAGGCTTAATTATCGGCACAGGTTTTGGCGGTGGCTTCGTGTTTGACGGTAAGGTTCATTCAGGCCGAATCGGTATGGCAGGTGAAGTCGGTCACATGCAGCTCAACTACCATGCTTTGAAATTACTCGGTTGGGAGAACGCTCCGATTTATGACTGTGGCTGCGGTAACCACGCCTGTTTAGATACCTATATTTCAGGGCGTGGTTTTGAGTTACTGTTTGCTGATCTGGTTGGCGAAAAGGTATCCGCAAAAGAGATTATTGACCGCTTTTACAACCAAGACACTAAAGTCATTGAGTTTGTTGAAAAATATATTGAATTAATGGCAATCAGCATTAGCAATCTTATTACGATTTTAGATCCGGATATGATTGTTTTTGGCGGTGGTTTATCTAACTTTGATTATATTTATAAAGCCCTACCGAAAGCGTTGCCAAAACATTTAATGCGTTCAGCTAAAGTTCCGGTCATTAAAAAAGCCATTCACGGCGACTCCGGTGGCACGCGTGGTGCAGCCGCATTATTTTTGAAATAA
- the xseB gene encoding exodeoxyribonuclease VII small subunit, producing the protein MAKKPTQDFETTLKELEEIVTHLEAGDLPLEEALNEFETAIKLVQQGQERLQKAEQRIQILLNKDENAELADYERE; encoded by the coding sequence ATGGCCAAAAAACCCACTCAAGATTTTGAAACCACACTCAAAGAATTAGAAGAAATTGTAACCCATTTAGAAGCTGGTGATTTGCCACTTGAAGAAGCATTAAATGAATTTGAAACAGCTATTAAATTAGTACAACAGGGGCAAGAACGCTTACAAAAGGCTGAACAACGTATTCAAATTCTATTGAATAAAGATGAAAACGCGGAACTGGCAGATTACGAAAGAGAATAA
- a CDS encoding TonB-dependent receptor: MKFKHSFIYSALFLSPITFAQEQDAQLDEVEVIAELEKIKAADNQKAVVDLSLLGKQLAFTSPITVVNYDEQAFADKSPRNVVDALAKTDASIINFGGETNTLGGIYVRGLQLDARQFSVNGLSGLYGAYNTATSAVGSVQLIKGASTATVGMDPEGAAGAAVNIETKRATDEPINKIGLAWFSNSRLQESFDFGRRFGANNEWGVRVSGVYRDGNTARQHYSELAKEIALGADYRGDKLRVGVDYFQSKRATKGGRARVQDMQNLTFALPVAPSGKTNLVPSWSRQTTDDETALITFEYDLPWRMMLSGGIGHMESKYYGNFTQLTMLNSEGNYRAVNATAMDFRSRTTSGNLKLQGELETGSISHSWSIAYDLVQRQRDHDNNPAKQRSGRFNSNIYTPEFINEPNHGSLEQAADNKFTAQSIAFSDTLGFIDNQIRLTLGGRFQWIEQLNRATDVRLKADRFSPMAAIAYVPNSDLVYYANYLEDLEPGNADPDTGEMNSPRVTKQIELGVRKNWNKTFSSSLSVYELSRPGIIRGNTAALAARAGKEQGEERNRGVEVNLYAKLLENTLRPSLGISYNQGKVFDFPTYADTIVNGVQVTSPRWIAKAAVEWDTPFVQNLTLNAGLQHYGKSYQDTAATYRLPSYTTVDLGGKYSLKFAGKQELTLRAGVENLFNKHYWQIQRGQYDRSFAVVGMPRTYWTKVEYSF, encoded by the coding sequence AGCCTACTCGGTAAACAGCTTGCTTTCACTTCGCCTATTACGGTCGTGAATTATGATGAACAAGCTTTTGCGGATAAATCGCCACGTAATGTAGTGGATGCCTTAGCAAAAACAGATGCATCAATTATAAATTTTGGTGGTGAAACCAATACACTGGGTGGCATTTATGTGCGAGGTTTGCAGCTAGATGCTCGTCAGTTTAGCGTTAATGGTTTGTCTGGTTTATACGGAGCGTACAATACTGCTACTTCAGCGGTAGGTTCAGTACAGTTAATTAAAGGGGCTTCAACTGCAACGGTGGGAATGGATCCTGAAGGTGCTGCAGGAGCGGCAGTAAATATTGAAACTAAACGAGCAACGGATGAGCCGATCAATAAAATCGGCTTGGCGTGGTTCTCAAATAGTCGTTTGCAAGAGAGTTTTGATTTTGGCAGACGCTTCGGGGCGAATAACGAATGGGGCGTTCGTGTCAGTGGCGTTTATCGTGATGGCAATACCGCTCGCCAACATTACAGTGAACTGGCAAAAGAGATTGCACTTGGTGCAGATTATCGTGGTGATAAATTGCGTGTCGGTGTGGATTATTTCCAAAGCAAACGAGCGACTAAAGGCGGACGTGCAAGGGTGCAAGATATGCAAAATTTAACTTTTGCTTTACCGGTTGCACCGAGTGGTAAAACTAATTTAGTGCCTAGCTGGTCTCGCCAAACCACTGATGATGAAACCGCATTAATCACTTTTGAATACGACTTACCTTGGCGGATGATGCTCTCAGGGGGCATTGGGCATATGGAGTCTAAATACTACGGCAATTTTACCCAATTAACGATGCTAAATAGCGAAGGGAATTATCGAGCTGTTAATGCGACGGCAATGGATTTCCGCTCTCGTACTACCAGTGGCAATTTAAAACTACAAGGAGAGCTTGAAACCGGCTCAATTTCTCATTCTTGGAGCATCGCTTACGATTTAGTTCAACGCCAACGAGATCACGATAACAACCCGGCTAAACAACGTAGTGGCAGATTTAATAGCAATATCTATACGCCAGAATTTATTAATGAACCAAATCACGGTAGCCTTGAGCAAGCTGCTGATAATAAATTTACTGCCCAAAGTATAGCTTTTTCTGACACACTTGGCTTTATCGATAATCAAATTCGCTTAACTCTTGGTGGACGCTTCCAATGGATTGAGCAACTTAACCGTGCCACCGATGTACGTTTAAAAGCTGATCGCTTCAGCCCGATGGCAGCGATTGCTTATGTACCAAATAGTGATCTGGTTTATTACGCTAACTATTTGGAAGATTTAGAACCGGGTAATGCAGACCCTGATACAGGTGAAATGAATAGCCCACGCGTAACCAAGCAAATTGAATTAGGGGTGCGTAAAAACTGGAATAAAACTTTTAGCTCAAGTTTAAGTGTTTATGAATTAAGCCGTCCGGGGATTATTCGTGGTAATACAGCGGCACTTGCAGCACGTGCTGGGAAAGAGCAAGGTGAAGAACGCAATCGTGGTGTGGAGGTAAATCTTTATGCCAAATTGCTGGAAAACACGCTTCGTCCAAGTTTAGGCATCAGTTATAATCAAGGTAAAGTATTTGATTTTCCAACCTATGCCGACACTATCGTAAACGGCGTGCAAGTGACAAGCCCTCGTTGGATTGCTAAAGCTGCGGTAGAGTGGGATACGCCATTTGTTCAAAACTTAACTTTGAATGCGGGTTTACAACACTATGGCAAATCTTACCAAGATACCGCTGCAACTTACCGCTTACCCTCTTACACTACGGTAGATTTAGGTGGAAAATATAGCCTGAAATTTGCTGGAAAACAGGAACTCACTTTGCGTGCGGGAGTAGAAAATCTGTTTAACAAACACTATTGGCAAATTCAACGTGGTCAGTACGATCGCAGTTTTGCTGTAGTCGGTATGCCTCGTACCTACTGGACAAAAGTGGAATATTCATTCTAA
- a CDS encoding phosphatase PAP2 family protein yields the protein MFKKFSAYTLAMLLIPVVTWLANWQWSSAIQYHDFDFDYFLFLITETGSFPYAAITCVIFTLLLAWVVRKRYSLFLVITVCVASMLSTQIIKSGMKSVYQEPRPFVTAFFADKTEAFYQLERAQRTEEVIKYIGEKENFVTRHQSKEVGYSFPSGHTIFAVSWLLLVVGLCMNMRGQAVIFAHIFAISWAALMLISRLRLGMHYPIDLFVSSLLAFVVNLALFIWFLPWLEKRNPFNLFHKRV from the coding sequence ATGTTTAAAAAATTTTCTGCCTACACTTTAGCTATGCTTCTTATTCCTGTAGTCACCTGGCTGGCAAATTGGCAATGGTCTTCGGCTATCCAATATCATGACTTTGATTTTGACTATTTCTTGTTTTTAATTACAGAAACCGGCTCATTCCCTTATGCAGCAATAACCTGCGTCATTTTTACCTTATTACTGGCTTGGGTAGTAAGAAAACGTTATTCCTTATTTCTAGTCATTACGGTTTGCGTAGCCTCTATGCTTTCAACGCAAATTATCAAAAGCGGAATGAAATCAGTATATCAAGAGCCGAGGCCGTTTGTAACCGCATTCTTTGCCGACAAAACAGAAGCATTCTATCAATTAGAACGAGCTCAACGAACTGAGGAAGTTATTAAATATATCGGTGAAAAAGAGAATTTTGTTACCAGACACCAGTCCAAAGAAGTCGGTTATTCTTTCCCGTCAGGTCATACAATTTTTGCCGTATCTTGGTTGCTGTTAGTCGTCGGTTTATGTATGAATATGCGTGGACAAGCGGTCATTTTTGCGCATATTTTTGCAATTAGCTGGGCGGCTTTAATGCTGATTAGCCGCTTGCGTTTAGGCATGCACTACCCTATCGATCTTTTCGTCAGTAGCTTACTTGCCTTTGTGGTCAATTTAGCCTTATTTATCTGGTTTTTACCTTGGCTAGAAAAAAGAAATCCGTTTAACTTATTTCATAAGAGAGTCTAA